The following coding sequences are from one Candidatus Borkfalkia ceftriaxoniphila window:
- a CDS encoding LPD28 domain-containing protein, whose protein sequence is MKTKSETLTAEAVELFGQKALFTNERIPLSDLPKELHRYELRDDGNGNFATVENNVIINFAGTLVTKSPLDLGEHGYCKILDDQPDLNFLGYEQTLKDFMEENQ, encoded by the coding sequence ATGAAAACAAAAAGTGAAACACTTACGGCGGAAGCCGTGGAACTGTTCGGGCAGAAAGCGCTCTTTACGAACGAACGCATTCCCCTATCCGATTTACCGAAAGAACTGCACCGATACGAACTGCGCGACGACGGCAACGGAAACTTTGCGACAGTTGAAAACAACGTCATTATAAACTTTGCAGGCACGCTTGTTACGAAATCCCCTCTCGATCTCGGAGAACACGGCTATTGCAAAATCCTTGACGACCAACCTGATCTGAACTTTTTGGGATATGAACAAACCCTCAAAGATTTTATGGAGGAAAATCAATGA
- a CDS encoding helix-turn-helix domain-containing protein, translating into MKFEDFSINLAKERMAANLSAYELSLRIGRDASYIHKVENGKINISLKMILKICEVLEIEPVELFKPPSSN; encoded by the coding sequence ATGAAATTCGAAGATTTTAGCATAAATTTAGCAAAAGAAAGAATGGCTGCAAATTTATCCGCTTATGAATTAAGTTTAAGAATTGGTAGAGATGCAAGTTATATTCATAAAGTAGAAAACGGTAAAATTAATATAAGTTTGAAAATGATATTGAAGATTTGTGAGGTTTTAGAAATTGAACCCGTTGAACTATTTAAGCCCCCAAGTAGCAATTAA
- a CDS encoding PcfJ domain-containing protein has protein sequence MTEKDIKPIPKYIMDEIFKRDIKIHPWQESMVRYYAYLTIWKKELVKVTVAVTTQKKQWCCKQVAVHGIHSKKCFVKDMEYLYFGYGYRVGWFAEELQSYQKKFEDGKWYIADTKYYDPYATLINRGVIAKIPEYKYSAYQHYSGRDIISYLRIYERYPQTEYLLKNGLCAYAENITLLKKFSKDKTFCKWFIRHRNELALPYGNTYNITTIREAYKTGWPLKEVNHFLFAKKQFEREARFKPIRTLFPDWKLQTYFDYSNKQNITDNLYLDYLNACNYLGVDMSKKQNLLPADFHKWHDIRIQQYSEAKAIEKAKNKPELMKKFSEVAEKYLPLQHNKRSAFICVIPRSLADLIHEGEMLHHCVGRMNYDERFTREESLIFFVRTKEHPEKPLVTLEYSLQTHKVLQCHANRNAQPDEDILHYVNKVWLPYANKTLKQIAA, from the coding sequence ATGACAGAAAAAGATATTAAACCCATTCCGAAATATATCATGGACGAAATTTTTAAACGGGATATTAAAATCCACCCGTGGCAGGAAAGCATGGTACGATATTACGCTTATCTGACTATTTGGAAAAAAGAACTCGTGAAAGTGACCGTCGCGGTCACGACGCAGAAAAAGCAATGGTGCTGCAAGCAGGTCGCCGTTCACGGCATACATTCCAAAAAATGCTTTGTCAAAGATATGGAATACCTTTATTTCGGTTATGGCTACCGCGTCGGCTGGTTTGCGGAAGAATTGCAGTCCTATCAGAAAAAATTTGAGGACGGCAAGTGGTACATCGCCGATACCAAATACTACGATCCTTATGCCACTCTCATCAACCGGGGCGTTATCGCCAAGATCCCAGAGTATAAATACAGCGCGTATCAGCACTATTCGGGCAGGGATATTATTTCCTACCTGCGGATATATGAACGGTACCCGCAGACCGAATATCTGCTCAAAAACGGTTTGTGCGCCTATGCGGAGAATATAACCCTGCTCAAAAAATTCTCCAAAGACAAAACATTCTGCAAATGGTTCATCCGTCACAGAAATGAACTCGCTCTCCCGTATGGCAATACCTATAACATAACTACCATACGGGAGGCTTATAAAACCGGATGGCCGCTCAAGGAGGTCAATCATTTTCTGTTCGCCAAAAAGCAATTTGAACGGGAAGCAAGGTTTAAGCCTATCCGCACTCTTTTCCCGGATTGGAAACTCCAAACTTATTTTGACTATTCCAACAAACAAAACATTACCGATAACTTGTACCTGGATTATCTGAACGCCTGCAATTACCTCGGCGTGGATATGTCGAAAAAGCAAAACCTGCTCCCTGCCGATTTTCACAAATGGCACGATATCCGTATTCAACAGTATTCGGAAGCCAAAGCGATAGAAAAGGCAAAAAACAAACCGGAACTCATGAAAAAGTTTTCCGAGGTCGCGGAAAAGTATCTGCCGCTCCAGCATAACAAACGCAGCGCCTTTATCTGCGTGATACCCAGATCTTTAGCAGACCTGATCCACGAAGGCGAAATGCTCCATCATTGCGTAGGCAGAATGAATTACGACGAACGCTTTACACGGGAAGAATCGCTCATCTTCTTCGTCCGCACGAAAGAACACCCCGAGAAGCCGCTCGTCACGCTTGAATATTCCCTGCAAACACATAAGGTGCTGCAATGCCACGCAAACCGCAATGCGCAACCGGACGAAGATATCCTGCACTACGTCAATAAAGTCTGGCTGCCGTATGCCAACAAAACATTAAAACAGATCGCCGCTTAA
- a CDS encoding DUF4085 family protein, giving the protein MNEQGITEEERKLRKCIYRYYAKTCEKRIAAGAPFVFDENHAARKFEEGLRQKIELLQHMPPTILDKVADIGVFAFGYVSEEVKRLLKPYCGELKRQCKGVLKQAERETEKAEKYLTKRLGVSEYTELFLTDIIFENEDIYLLFDNGEKLLIKNGEILEREEEKLFAWNADIPNSGWSMVIAAELYRTDKKFEIHFLMENRNEYERYTVWYLTFRGTDIQEIITPNNEFRFK; this is encoded by the coding sequence ATGAACGAGCAAGGGATAACCGAAGAGGAACGAAAACTCAGAAAATGTATATACAGGTATTATGCAAAAACTTGCGAAAAGCGGATAGCGGCAGGCGCGCCGTTTGTGTTCGATGAAAACCATGCCGCCCGTAAATTCGAAGAAGGCTTGCGGCAAAAGATAGAATTATTGCAGCATATGCCGCCGACGATATTGGATAAGGTTGCAGATATCGGTGTTTTTGCGTTCGGATATGTAAGCGAGGAAGTAAAAAGATTATTAAAACCCTATTGCGGAGAATTGAAACGGCAATGTAAAGGTGTACTGAAACAAGCAGAACGCGAAACGGAAAAAGCGGAAAAATATCTGACAAAAAGGCTCGGGGTAAGCGAATACACGGAATTGTTTTTAACAGATATCATTTTTGAAAACGAAGATATCTATTTACTGTTTGACAACGGCGAAAAATTGCTTATCAAAAACGGAGAAATACTCGAAAGGGAGGAAGAAAAACTGTTTGCATGGAACGCGGATATCCCCAACAGCGGTTGGAGCATGGTGATTGCCGCCGAGTTGTACCGCACAGACAAAAAATTTGAAATACATTTTTTAATGGAAAACAGAAACGAATATGAACGTTATACAGTATGGTACTTGACATTCCGAGGAACGGATATACAGGAAATCATAACCCCAAATAATGAATTTCGGTTCAAATAA
- a CDS encoding recombinase family protein, translated as MYIGLAEYYSEELSQKILRGLNESRKKGFYCGGGVPYGYKVVARKIVDDAEKADIVRYIFSQYALGVYVPTIIKALTERGVYHNGKPFAPNTVYHILKNEKYLGIYRNKGEEYDNIYPQIVPIEIFDKVRAKVQKNKYGKRSVQVTYLLRHKLKCGYCGHPISAESGTSSNGEVIHYYKCHGRKKYRNGCEKTALRKEFLENFVLETILRELSKPDTMNKVVDGLMQIQEMQNKESPILKTLLSEKRQTETALNNLMSAIEQGIISATTNKRLHELENKLTELERNILIEQSKTKITLSEDKIRKYYEQALLKEPQMLINLLIKQIVLYNDKMIVYYNSPIQTSPDGNSQGFSFYDEIAFMPYIIQNKPNPAMRAIRVIMTV; from the coding sequence ATGTATATCGGGCTTGCCGAATATTATTCCGAAGAACTCTCCCAAAAGATATTGCGCGGGTTGAACGAGAGCCGTAAGAAAGGCTTTTACTGCGGCGGGGGCGTGCCTTACGGGTACAAAGTGGTTGCCCGCAAAATCGTTGATGATGCCGAAAAAGCCGATATTGTCCGTTACATATTTTCGCAATATGCCCTCGGCGTGTATGTGCCTACGATTATCAAAGCCTTGACGGAGCGCGGCGTTTACCATAACGGAAAACCGTTTGCGCCCAATACCGTGTACCATATACTGAAAAATGAAAAGTATCTCGGCATTTACCGCAATAAAGGCGAAGAATACGACAATATCTATCCGCAAATCGTACCGATTGAAATTTTCGATAAAGTACGGGCAAAAGTACAAAAGAACAAGTACGGCAAAAGGAGCGTACAGGTAACATACCTATTGCGCCATAAACTGAAATGCGGATATTGCGGACACCCGATAAGCGCGGAAAGCGGTACTTCCTCAAACGGTGAAGTGATACACTACTACAAATGCCACGGCAGAAAAAAGTATCGCAACGGTTGTGAAAAAACGGCATTACGCAAAGAGTTTTTGGAAAACTTTGTACTTGAAACTATCCTGCGCGAACTCTCCAAGCCCGATACAATGAACAAGGTCGTTGACGGGCTTATGCAGATACAGGAAATGCAGAACAAAGAAAGCCCGATACTCAAAACATTGCTTTCGGAAAAGCGTCAGACGGAAACGGCATTGAACAACTTGATGTCCGCTATCGAACAGGGTATTATCTCCGCTACGACAAATAAGCGTTTGCACGAACTCGAAAACAAACTTACGGAACTCGAAAGAAATATATTGATAGAACAGAGCAAAACAAAGATAACCCTATCCGAAGATAAGATACGGAAATATTACGAACAGGCTTTACTGAAAGAGCCGCAAATGCTGATAAACCTGCTTATAAAGCAAATCGTATTGTATAACGACAAAATGATAGTTTACTACAATAGCCCCATACAAACAAGCCCCGACGGAAACAGTCAGGGCTTTTCTTTTTACGATGAAATTGCTTTCATGCCGTATATCATACAGAATAAACCTAATCCCGCCATGCGCGCGATACGAGTGATCATGACCGTATAA
- a CDS encoding MutS N-terminal domain-containing protein, protein MPKLNLETKDKAQELIKAYLETNASDVLAQKINEGVRIHKDGKTLVNKKTLDGFMVYAADEAKKTADKEANSAYIDDSTVYGWAIHYFEEDTVEGTLYNEDGAEYKPPKPVTPAKPATTYTPPAPKPKPQMSLFELIEEQKPENAPNVPEQKTEEVTNDTPPDEELSAEEQREILEEIAANDIESPAVQPQGSPFYQRYMQIQNKYPDHIVAFKRGEFYEVLGKNAEWFAKELSLPLSERDCGFLERVPMVGVPIHAVDIYIAKAVQKGLKIAVADSLGEVKELPKPAAEQSKGSSIYQQYMNAQSKYPDYIVAYRLGDFYEIFGEKAKQFACELDLTLTGRDCGLPERVPMVGFPCHAANTYFAKAVNKGLKVAVFDSPGDNSIELYEPKQALPTEPEKHWIDERTYIDNDGIVHDIETETEETAPAFDMSAFDTEALAKLDELFGEIIDLR, encoded by the coding sequence ATGCCGAAATTAAATCTCGAAACGAAAGACAAGGCGCAGGAACTCATCAAAGCATATCTCGAAACGAATGCGAGCGACGTTCTTGCCCAAAAGATCAATGAAGGCGTCCGAATACATAAAGACGGAAAGACGCTCGTCAATAAAAAGACGTTGGACGGCTTTATGGTTTATGCGGCGGACGAGGCGAAAAAAACTGCCGATAAAGAAGCGAACTCCGCCTATATCGATGATTCCACGGTGTACGGCTGGGCTATCCACTACTTTGAAGAGGATACCGTCGAAGGCACGCTCTACAACGAGGACGGCGCGGAATACAAACCGCCGAAACCGGTTACGCCTGCAAAGCCCGCGACGACTTACACGCCGCCCGCTCCCAAACCCAAACCGCAGATGTCGCTCTTTGAACTCATCGAAGAACAGAAACCCGAAAACGCTCCGAACGTTCCCGAACAAAAAACGGAAGAAGTCACCAATGATACGCCTCCGGACGAGGAATTATCCGCAGAAGAACAACGGGAGATCCTCGAAGAAATCGCCGCAAACGACATTGAAAGCCCTGCCGTTCAACCACAAGGCTCTCCGTTCTATCAGCGCTATATGCAGATACAAAACAAATACCCCGATCATATCGTCGCATTCAAACGCGGCGAGTTTTATGAAGTTTTAGGCAAGAACGCGGAATGGTTTGCCAAAGAACTATCGCTGCCGCTTTCAGAACGGGACTGCGGATTTTTGGAGCGCGTGCCTATGGTCGGTGTTCCCATTCACGCCGTTGACATCTATATAGCCAAAGCCGTACAGAAAGGCCTGAAAATCGCTGTTGCCGATTCACTCGGTGAAGTCAAAGAACTGCCGAAACCCGCCGCAGAACAGTCCAAAGGCTCTTCGATCTATCAGCAATACATGAACGCCCAAAGCAAGTATCCCGATTATATCGTCGCATACCGTTTGGGCGATTTTTACGAGATATTCGGGGAAAAAGCCAAACAGTTCGCCTGCGAACTTGACCTTACCCTAACCGGCCGGGATTGCGGGCTTCCCGAACGCGTGCCCATGGTCGGGTTCCCCTGCCACGCCGCGAATACTTACTTTGCAAAAGCCGTAAACAAAGGCTTAAAAGTCGCTGTTTTCGATTCGCCCGGCGACAATTCCATTGAACTGTATGAGCCGAAACAGGCCTTGCCGACGGAACCCGAAAAGCATTGGATCGACGAGAGAACCTATATCGATAACGATGGCATCGTGCACGATATTGAAACTGAAACCGAAGAAACTGCGCCCGCTTTCGATATGTCCGCCTTTGACACGGAAGCACTTGCAAAGCTGGACGAATTGTTTGGAGAAATAATCGATTTGAGGTGA
- a CDS encoding N-6 DNA methylase encodes MTPFFFFDFTLDKSAMPPVVTVPESPCPKVPFEQNNLCPYPIPKTDEIVKDIERAAYQVDTFKFVSDLFECGAIAISNQVDHFNRDEREERYMQIIKTYQPDQQKSLAEIFAKIYALLSSVVYDNGVFNDYLGEIFMRCNLGSKAAGQFFTPYNVSSLMARCLLDSDRLKKKAEKGKIISINDPACGGGGMLIAALEVLRSFGINYARDCFIEANDIDIRCVHMTYLQLSLAGAPAIVRHQDTFSRDCRSVWYTPAYLFQYLRFHKFDNPYDNSKFQQRRQQL; translated from the coding sequence GTGACGCCTTTCTTTTTTTTCGATTTTACACTCGATAAATCGGCTATGCCGCCCGTTGTGACCGTTCCCGAATCACCCTGTCCGAAAGTTCCGTTTGAGCAAAATAACCTATGCCCCTATCCTATTCCTAAGACAGACGAAATCGTGAAGGATATCGAAAGAGCCGCTTATCAGGTAGATACTTTCAAATTCGTTTCCGACCTCTTCGAGTGCGGCGCCATTGCGATTTCAAATCAGGTCGATCATTTCAACCGCGACGAACGGGAAGAAAGGTATATGCAGATCATTAAGACCTATCAGCCCGACCAACAAAAAAGCCTTGCAGAGATTTTCGCGAAGATTTATGCTTTGCTTTCTTCCGTAGTCTACGACAACGGCGTGTTCAACGACTACCTCGGTGAGATCTTCATGCGCTGCAATCTCGGCAGCAAAGCCGCAGGACAGTTCTTTACTCCGTACAATGTTTCCTCTCTAATGGCAAGGTGCCTGTTGGATAGCGACCGCTTAAAGAAAAAAGCGGAAAAAGGCAAGATAATTAGCATTAACGATCCCGCTTGCGGCGGTGGCGGGATGCTGATTGCCGCGCTCGAAGTACTTCGCAGTTTCGGCATTAATTATGCCCGCGACTGTTTTATCGAGGCAAACGACATTGATATCCGCTGCGTGCATATGACCTATTTGCAACTTTCTCTCGCGGGCGCTCCCGCCATCGTCAGGCACCAAGATACATTTTCCAGAGATTGCCGGAGCGTCTGGTATACCCCTGCTTACCTTTTCCAATACCTGCGATTCCACAAATTCGATAACCCGTATGACAATTCCAAATTCCAACAAAGGAGGCAACAATTATGA
- a CDS encoding DUF7659 family protein encodes MKNLYEELKNKHQQEMNAFPIGACFSQKQFEEMMQKWGLTVHDTDKICSIGGGYYVRKSDYKEFIAMGKRFEKERKDAIVADKTGDGYIYQMFLYELANHEYCITYDYEDTFDALGLTVDEINADKRLLHGLKKATREYLKHCEDY; translated from the coding sequence ATGAAAAATTTATACGAAGAATTAAAAAACAAACACCAACAAGAAATGAACGCCTTTCCCATCGGCGCATGTTTCAGTCAAAAACAATTTGAAGAAATGATGCAAAAATGGGGCTTGACCGTACACGACACGGATAAGATCTGTTCCATCGGCGGAGGCTACTATGTCCGAAAATCCGACTATAAAGAATTTATCGCCATGGGAAAACGTTTTGAAAAAGAACGTAAAGACGCTATCGTTGCGGATAAAACCGGCGACGGATATATCTATCAGATGTTCCTCTATGAGCTTGCCAATCATGAATACTGCATTACCTATGATTATGAAGATACATTTGACGCGCTCGGGCTTACCGTGGACGAGATCAACGCGGACAAACGGCTTTTACACGGCTTAAAAAAGGCTACGCGGGAATACCTTAAACATTGCGAGGATTATTGA
- a CDS encoding molecular chaperone DnaJ codes for MKYKFFQNVDCVEELKKQYKALAFKFHPDRGGNKDDMQCINSEYDDLLKIYRNVHKTAEGKTYTKQEEKQNEVPDRFKEIINAIIGFHCKIEICGSWIWVFNAYPYRKQLKDLGFFWCSKKQAWAWAEEPNDNRHKLTLDEIRRLHGSTVIKDPEEEKKLKAANI; via the coding sequence ATGAAATACAAATTTTTCCAAAACGTAGATTGCGTCGAAGAACTCAAAAAACAATACAAGGCGCTCGCTTTCAAATTTCACCCCGACAGGGGCGGCAACAAAGATGATATGCAGTGCATCAATTCAGAATACGACGATCTGTTGAAAATCTATCGCAACGTACATAAGACGGCGGAAGGCAAAACTTATACGAAACAGGAAGAAAAGCAAAATGAAGTCCCCGACCGTTTCAAAGAGATCATAAACGCGATCATCGGCTTTCACTGTAAAATCGAGATATGCGGTTCATGGATCTGGGTATTCAACGCGTACCCGTACCGGAAACAGTTGAAAGACCTCGGTTTCTTCTGGTGCAGTAAAAAGCAGGCTTGGGCTTGGGCGGAAGAACCGAATGACAACCGTCATAAACTCACGCTCGATGAGATACGTCGCTTACACGGCTCTACCGTGATCAAGGATCCGGAAGAAGAAAAGAAACTCAAAGCCGCAAATATTTAA